In Helianthus annuus cultivar XRQ/B chromosome 9, HanXRQr2.0-SUNRISE, whole genome shotgun sequence, the following are encoded in one genomic region:
- the LOC110876121 gene encoding uncharacterized protein LOC110876121, whose translation MNLAISAWTMDVRANTIANYFRHCKLRSTDNMTFENSDEGGESTQELQNLIKELGYRNAMDVEDVLTHPEENVVAQLLTDEEIIESVIGINKDDIDEEDDESSTMEPPSRNEAIKATITLNNFLLSYEKTTTEVLTMLRKIRDEIQGKIDFNKKQKTIEFYHI comes from the exons ATGAATCTTGCAATTTCAGCATGGACTATGGATGTTCGTGCAAATACAATTGCGAACTACTTTCGTCATTGTAAACTTCGATCAACAGATAACATGACTTTTGAGAACTCAGATGAAGGTGGTGAAAGCACTCAAGAACTCCAGAATTTGATCAAAGAGTTGGGTTATCGCAATGCAATGGATGTCGAAGATGTTCTGACTCACCCAGAAGAAAATGTAGTTGCACAGTTGTTGACTGATGAAGAAATTATTGAAAGCGTTATTGGAATTAATAAAGATGATatcgatgaagaagatgatgaaagttCTACAATGGAGCCCCCTTCGAGAAACGAAGCTATTAAAGCGACAATCACATTGAACAATTTCTTGTTGAGCTATGAGAAAACAACAACAGAAGTTCTTACCATGCTAAGGAAAATTAGAGACGAGATTCAAGGGAAAATTGATTTCaataaaaaacaaaagacaattga ATTTTATCATATCTAA